From the genome of Candidatus Polarisedimenticolia bacterium, one region includes:
- a CDS encoding MoaD/ThiS family protein translates to MKVRVLLFARLKELAGTGSLEVELPEKATLADVWRAVQSMAAGLGAVRPPPLMVRDLEYAPPDTPLSGGEEVAFLPPVSGG, encoded by the coding sequence ATGAAGGTCCGCGTGCTTCTCTTCGCTCGACTCAAGGAGCTCGCCGGCACGGGCTCCCTGGAGGTGGAGCTTCCGGAGAAGGCCACCCTGGCGGACGTCTGGCGCGCCGTTCAATCGATGGCCGCGGGCCTCGGGGCGGTGCGCCCTCCGCCGCTGATGGTGCGCGACCTGGAATACGCTCCGCCCGACACGCCCCTGTCGGGCGGGGAGGAAGTGGCCTTCCTGCCGCCGGTGAGCGGCGGATGA
- a CDS encoding isoprenoid biosynthesis protein ElbB — MRGRYSPEPLRLHAGLLLSGCGHFDGSDVQEAVLSGLALDRVGAKVVALAPRRPQLHTADHTVGDEMEAPGRDALLESSRILHDKIYPLSEFPLETLQALVVPGGFGVAKNLMTSFAELGQVRRAHPDAGEAIRHFFRNRKPVGVIGLGDILVRHLTGEPLEDPRPGLDPAGIVVDRERRIVATPGFKSFTRVSEVAFGIDAMVAELIRLVREG, encoded by the coding sequence ATGCGCGGGCGCTACTCCCCTGAGCCGCTGCGCCTCCACGCGGGGCTGCTGCTGTCGGGATGCGGTCACTTCGACGGATCCGACGTTCAGGAGGCCGTTCTGAGCGGCCTGGCGCTGGACCGGGTGGGGGCGAAGGTCGTCGCCCTGGCGCCGCGGCGCCCGCAGCTTCACACGGCGGACCACACCGTCGGCGACGAGATGGAGGCTCCCGGCCGCGACGCGCTGCTGGAGTCGTCCCGGATTCTGCACGACAAGATCTACCCGCTGTCGGAGTTTCCTCTGGAGACGCTGCAGGCGCTGGTCGTACCCGGCGGGTTCGGCGTGGCGAAAAACCTGATGACCTCCTTCGCGGAGCTGGGCCAGGTCCGCCGGGCCCATCCCGACGCCGGGGAGGCAATCCGCCACTTCTTCAGGAATCGCAAGCCGGTGGGGGTCATCGGTCTGGGGGACATCCTGGTCCGGCACCTTACCGGGGAACCCTTGGAGGATCCCCGGCCCGGCCTGGACCCGGCCGGAATCGTCGTCGACCGCGAAAGAAGAATCGTCGCCACCCCGGGATTCAAGTCCTTCACGCGGGTCTCGGAAGTGGCGTTCGGAATCGATGCGATGGTCGCCGAGCTGATTCGGCTGGTGCGGGAGGGATGA